A region of Cellulophaga sp. RHA19 DNA encodes the following proteins:
- the tssR gene encoding type VI secretion system protein TssR domain-containing protein, translating into MKNNQPKNIVPFIIAFLSVLLFNTTNAQVFKYEKIERVSDHNFNYPDSDTENLKLKKDKSILVVYSDRSNNTSYTNSYGQFKKGSQSFLEPYFVISDKNNAYEVVLADSSLIGKPKSILSFLFNRKRHFTDTKGVNYIGWISKSNTLEHKNSFISTINNKPLKYKIGVSKTSGLYKLNKTFVGDSLVVYEDPFFNKPLDKKLLLNQTVYPYKYNQTGNAVLISNAPSINGVETNVMGWVSTDLISPIGQGHVYNLAGQKKSLHIKDSTNLTISQQHIYANYFYNKAPNKPSEFSNPTANVPFYIWDQNENKLINVKGNNVLISDANRLEKESKTVNFHFIFNEDEKESIKPLINSLQNIGLFFPQHEDLKFSFSAVSRSKNKSYVLPKTTSFASWITFIQNILEEKPLHKKAITKDYLTLNQAIETSLATSYNTTSFENNFFIIAGSSGNYNLDRQDYLIKKMALKSSKLLFIQLQNRSNESNQNNLLLAKEILSDVSKNYNSFIENYIIDNNLTISKNSLKNIASENSNIYVYDAPQNSLFNGGVIFPSINMHIEPKALSTAIDTVLINTINTNNKLITSLNNYKSKLGVLKSKPSKFLKTIFNSDSLQISLIDKNNPNDIFYKNTPLDKASVNSLQKGYHMSKTEVLDLIENYRALLPRFAESRLASFNSEISSYTNADDYIHTKETLTRREKRILKRTYRREIRGINKVFKRKVIYRNDKLSQLFFFKTGIKVDRTFGSYQTLKIKTKSATQKGFDKFFLKNRDKVDLLEKKFLDNDLIKVNKDTYFVPEYLLL; encoded by the coding sequence TTCTTACACCAACAGCTATGGTCAATTTAAAAAAGGATCTCAATCATTTCTAGAACCTTATTTTGTTATAAGTGATAAAAACAATGCTTATGAGGTTGTTTTAGCAGACTCATCATTAATTGGAAAACCTAAAAGTATACTTTCTTTTTTATTCAATAGAAAACGCCATTTTACAGATACTAAAGGAGTAAATTATATTGGCTGGATATCTAAAAGTAATACGCTAGAGCATAAAAACTCTTTTATCAGCACAATAAACAACAAACCTTTAAAATATAAAATAGGCGTTAGTAAAACTAGTGGTTTATATAAATTAAATAAGACTTTTGTGGGTGACAGCTTAGTGGTTTATGAAGATCCTTTTTTTAACAAACCCTTAGATAAAAAATTGCTTTTAAACCAAACCGTTTACCCTTACAAGTATAACCAAACAGGTAATGCTGTGCTTATTTCTAATGCACCAAGCATTAATGGTGTAGAAACTAATGTTATGGGATGGGTATCTACAGATTTAATTTCTCCTATTGGGCAAGGTCATGTTTACAATTTAGCAGGACAAAAAAAATCTTTACATATTAAAGACTCTACAAACCTTACTATATCACAACAACATATTTACGCTAATTACTTTTACAATAAAGCACCTAATAAGCCAAGTGAATTTAGTAACCCCACAGCAAATGTTCCTTTTTACATTTGGGACCAGAACGAGAATAAATTAATAAACGTAAAAGGTAACAATGTTTTAATTTCTGATGCCAATAGACTAGAAAAAGAAAGCAAAACAGTTAATTTTCATTTTATATTTAATGAAGACGAAAAAGAAAGCATTAAGCCTTTAATAAACTCTCTTCAAAATATAGGTTTATTTTTTCCACAACATGAAGATTTAAAATTCTCTTTTTCTGCTGTTAGTAGAAGTAAAAACAAATCTTATGTACTACCTAAAACTACATCTTTTGCTAGTTGGATAACCTTTATACAAAACATACTAGAGGAAAAACCATTACACAAAAAAGCAATTACCAAAGACTACCTAACCTTAAACCAAGCAATAGAAACTTCTTTAGCAACTAGTTACAACACCACTAGTTTTGAAAATAACTTTTTTATTATAGCTGGCAGTAGTGGTAATTATAATTTAGACAGACAAGACTATTTAATTAAAAAAATGGCTTTAAAGTCCTCTAAATTATTATTTATACAATTACAGAACCGCTCTAATGAAAGTAACCAAAATAATTTATTATTAGCTAAAGAAATATTATCTGATGTATCTAAAAACTACAACTCTTTTATAGAAAACTACATTATAGATAACAACCTAACTATTAGTAAAAACAGTTTAAAAAACATAGCCTCAGAAAACAGTAATATTTATGTTTATGACGCCCCACAAAACAGCTTATTTAACGGCGGTGTTATTTTTCCTAGTATAAATATGCATATAGAGCCAAAAGCTTTAAGCACAGCAATAGACACCGTATTAATTAATACAATTAACACAAACAATAAGCTTATAACATCTTTAAACAACTATAAAAGCAAGCTTGGTGTTTTAAAATCTAAGCCTTCTAAGTTTTTAAAAACTATTTTTAATTCTGACAGCTTACAAATAAGTTTAATAGACAAAAACAACCCTAACGACATTTTTTACAAAAACACACCGTTAGATAAAGCCAGTGTTAACTCTTTGCAAAAAGGGTACCATATGAGCAAAACAGAAGTTCTAGATTTAATTGAAAACTACAGAGCTTTGTTGCCTCGATTTGCAGAGTCTAGACTTGCCTCTTTTAATAGTGAAATAAGCTCATACACAAATGCAGATGATTACATACATACCAAAGAGACATTAACTAGAAGAGAAAAAAGAATACTAAAAAGAACTTACAGAAGAGAAATTAGAGGCATAAATAAAGTCTTTAAAAGAAAAGTAATCTATAGAAACGACAAACTATCTCAATTATTCTTTTTTAAAACAGGCATAAAGGTAGATCGTACATTTGGTAGTTACCAAACTTTAAAAATAAAGACCAAGTCTGCTACACAAAAAGGATTTGACAAATTTTTTCTAAAAAATCGTGATAAAGTAGATCTTTTAGAAAAGAAATTTTTAGACAACGATCTTATAAAAGTAAATAAAGACACTTATTTTGTTCCAGAATATTTATTGCTTTAA